The region ATCAATTCAATAAATTTGTGCAGGCTATTGCGGTTAATGTGGGGTACTAGCTGCGCGGGAATCGTGACAAAAGATCTTTTGGTAATTAAATCAACTGTATCAAGGGTTATTTTTCGAATGTAATTCAGAGCGAGAGTTTTAGGGATAAATGAGATAACAGTATCAATGATTTTGGCTTGCTTCTTTCCTGTCTTGACAACATGCTCCAGAGCTATCCAAAAATTCAAGAACTGATGTTCAATAGTTGCTCCTTCCAATCCAAGTCTAAAGTACCGTAGCGCCCCTTTTAGCTTGTCTTTGGAAGAATGGCTAACATGGGGCGAATTTAATACCCTTAAGAGCTGGTTTTCGTATATGGGTAATTTCATTATGTTGTCTGCCAGGTAGCCACCCAGAGTAGGATTAGTCTGGTATAGTCTACCTTGATTGTCGTACATGACTAGACATTGTTTATCAACATCAATCCTGATGGGCTTTTGCACAACAAACCGGATTAGGTCTAGGACAGTGCCAAATCTTGCATTTCCAGCTATGGCGGCTGAGTAGGGATCGAGAGCTTCAATGTCGGACTGAAAAAATAACCTACCTGAATTTATATACTGTTTAACATATAAGTCAGTTGTTGGAAAATCTACTTGATTGATAATTCTTAGATTTAGCTCCGGAGGAAAGTCTATATTATCAGTATGGAGTTTTAAGTAAATCGTATATGTCGATTTCCGTGGCCTAACCGTTTGAACAAAATTCTTAAACTTTTCTTCAAATGGTTTTTCCTGCGGTTCGATGATTGTGTCTCTGACGGCTTTCTGAAGAAATGCTCTGGCATAACCAGAATTAATCAGCTCTGTGACTAATGTTGCGGTGTACCAGTCTATATTATCGAGGTCATTGCTAGCAATTGCGGTTTTAAGCCCAGTTATGAGCTTATCAAGATAGCTGGTTTCTAAACTCTTTAGGATACCGGAAATAAAAGATTGTAAATTGTATTGTGCAGAGTTTTGGATAGCGTTGATAACGTCCGTTAAGACACTATAAAATGGATAGCTTGGCAGGACTCTGTCAGTCTTGATGAGTTTTGCCGCCTCTTCGCAAATCAACTTTATATTTCTTGAGTCCCATTTGTCCTTTTCAACATAGTCTATTGCTTCGCATAATTCTTGTAATATTGATTTAGAGTTCATGGCTCGAAAACGGTGTGAATCAATCGTAAATTTGTGAACTAATTCCAGCCAGCGAAAAACAAAGAATTGTTGACCTTTACTGTTTAGGCCCTTTTTATTTAGCACTTTAATCGAGATTTTCATAGAAAACCTCCAGTATTAATGTTTGCTAATGGATAACCAAAAGGTATAATATTAACTAGAAAATGTAATAGTAATAAATGATATAGGTAGGAAACTAGATTATGGGCAATGAGTACTTTGTACCACCCGTAATCGATGTTTCCTTTTATTTTTGGTCTGTTTTATCATAATTCCATAAATTCCTACAAATTCCTGCAGCATGGGAAAACATTCCTTTTCCACCAACAAGGTACACTTCTTTAGTAAGACCGCTGTACCGGCATTGAAACGGTGTGTCGTAGGGAGAAGATTTCTTGATATAATAGACCTATCCTATATAGAAGAGAAAGGATGATCAATTTGCGTCACAATCCGGTCGTAACCATTGAAATGGAAAACGGGAATGAGATCAAAGTAGAGCTGTATCCCGAGGTGGCTCCTAACACGGTCCATAATTTCATTTCCCTGGTCAAAAAAGGATTTTATGACGGCGTGATTTTTCACCGGGTGATTCCCGGCTTTGTCATTCAGGGCGGCGATCCGACCGGTACCGGCATGGGCGGTCCCGGATATGCCATTAAAGGGGAGTTTACCGCTAACGGTTTTAAGAACCATTTAAAACACGAACGCGGGGTTATTTCCATGGCCAGAACCATGAACCCCGATTCTGCCGGTTCCCAGTTTTTCATAATGGTAGAGAATGCGCCGCATTTGGACGGCCAATATGCAGCTTTTGGGAAGGTGATTGCCGGCCTGGAGGAAGTGGACCGGATTGTAGCGGTGCCAAGGGACTGGCAGGATAAACCCCTTGAAGAACAGCGGATGAAAAGAGTCACGGTGGAAACCTATGGGGTAGAGTATCCGGAGCCGATTACCGTTTAATAGTTTTTGTCAAAATACGGCAAGATACTTTTTATAATTTGCCTCCTTCCCCTGCGATCCCCTAGCATGGTTTAGCTCCAAATGGACACGCTAGGAACACAAGCTAATATCTTTTGATGGGGGTCATCGAATTGGAAGGCATTGTAAAATGGTTTGACGCGGATAAGGGTTATGGTTTTATTCAAAGCGAGGGTGGCGACGTTTTTGTGCATTATTCCGCCATCCAAGGGGAAGGATTTAAGACACTGCACGAGGGACAGAAGGTGGAGTTCGACATCGTGCAGGGCACCCGGGGGCCGCAGGCCGCCAATGTTAACGTGCTCAGTTAAGAATGAGGAAGCCTTGAGAGGGCATTTTCCGGACCCGGAAGATGCCCTCGTTACATGTTGGACAAAATCGTTATTTTTTTATTCTAAGAATTCAGCCTTTATGTTATTATGGTGATAGTAATGATTGCTGTTTTAGGGGTTTGGCTATGTTAATGGACAAGCTGACCGGAATCATCAGACAAAAGACTAGAAACCTGCGGGGCTTTTTGATTTACGGCGCCGTCGTCGGCACGGTGATAATGCTGGTACTGGTTTATCTCGGGGTATCCGTCGGCTTCCAATGGTATGCCACTAAGCAAGCTTCGGAACGGGTGAAAGAGACTGCGGGAATTACGGCGAATGCCCTGCTCCAGTTGATGGAGCAAGGCTGGCGCCGGGAGGAATTAAGAACCTTCCTTTTAGCAAGCAGTGCGGCCTATCAGGAACAGCATGTTACGGTCACCTATTACTCTAAGGAAGACATTGACAACGACGCTTTTCACCCCGCGGTGCCCAAAGAACAGTTGCGCCGGGATGGCGTGGAACTGATTGAAAGAGAGCAAGTGAGTTTTATCTACCCGCAAGTTGCTGCTGAGGGCTGTGTCCGCTGTCATGGCGATCAAGACCCGGGTGACATCGTCGGGCTCCTGGTGGTGACGGAAGACCTGAGGCCGGTGCTGGAAGTGGTCCGGCGGGATACGATTCTCTACTTGCTTTTCCTGTTCCCGTTTCCCATCCTAGGTGCTGTAGTCATTTCTCGTTTCCTCACCGGGAAAATTGATCATTCACTTAAAGAATTGCAGGCGAGAATTCAAAAGGTCAACCGGACCGATGATTTAAGGATATTGGAAATAAATAACATTGATTTAGCTTTTGATGAAATCAACGTGGTCTATGAAGAACTGAGAGCGTTGGCGGCTAAGCTCAGGAACATTGCCGTGGATAAAGACATTTTGGAGTTTGAAGTAAGGCTTTTGGAAAAGTTCATTATCACCTCGGAAGTGGTCAAGGATTGGAAGGAACATGTAAATAAGTTGATCACGGAGATCAACCAGATTGTCGATGTGCCGGTCATCTTTTCCCTGTTTAAAGTAGATACGGAGGATTTTATCCTGGAAATATTCTGGCTGTCCACCCCGTCGCCAGAGACCAGGGGGCTGGTAGAGGATGTAATTAGGAGCCAGATTAAGAATTCCGAGGTCTTTAACTCCCAACCGCCCGCCGGGGTGCATATTTATCACAATGTGGCGCAGGAACAGGAGCAGTTGGACGAGCTGGATGAAGAAAGCTTCCGTTTTCAAACCAAATCCTTGTTCTTGGATACGCCGCAAATCGGGGGAATTGTGGGGATCGGCGTCAGTTCCAGGCTGGAACCGGGCAGTACCAGAATGCTGGTCATTGAGGGTGTGCTGACGACCCTCCTCAACGTCATTGGTTCGGTGAAAGCCGTTTACAAGTATACCAAGGAGCTGGAGTACTTTGCCACCAGGGATCCCCTGACCAACCTGTATACCCAAAGGGTTTTTTGGGAGCTGCTGGAATACGAGATTGGCCGTGCCACCCGCCGTGGTTATAGATTTGCGGTCATGGTGGTGGACCTGGATGATTTCAAACTGGTGAACGATATTCACGGTCATTTGGCCGGGGATAAATTCCTCCAGGAAGCTTCCCACCGGATTAGGGAATGCTTGCGCAAAGACGATATCCTGGCCAGATACGGGGGTGACGAATACGCCATCATCCTGCCCTATGCGGACCAGGAACAGGCATTTCTTGTGGCCCAGCGGATTAACAGCGTGCTGCAGGAATTCTCCCTGCCCCTGGAAACCGGGCACAAGGCCAAGGCTACGGCATCCATCGGTATTGCCGTTTTCCCCGACCATGCCCAGAAGGCGAAGGATTTGTTCTTGATTGCCGACAACATGATGTACAAAGCTAAAGCTTTAGGAAAAGATCAAATCGGCCTGCCCAGCCACGAAGACGTGCTCAGCATTTTCAAGACTATTGAAGACAAACATACTTTAATTCTCCAGGCGTTGGAAGAAAACAAGGTAAACCCGCACTTCCAGCCGATCAAACATATTGCCACGGGACAAGTGGAAGCCAATGAAGTGTTGATGCGCATCGACTTGCCGGGCCATATCATGACGGCCGGGGATTTCATCGAAACGGCGGAAAGCATGGGCATCATCAGCAAATTAGACTTCCTGCTGATTGATAAAGCCCTGGCCCGGGCTCGCCAGCAGAATTACAAGGGATACTTGTTCTTTAACTTGTCTCCGAAAGCTTTGATTGTCAGTGATTTCCTGCTGGGGATTAGAGGTTTGGTTCACAAATACGGCATCGATCCCCATAAAATAGTTTTTGAAATTACGGAGCGGGACACCGTCAAGAACATGACGATGCTCAGCCGCTTTGTGAATGAACTCAAGCGGGAAGGATTTAAGTTCGCCATCGATGATTTCGGTTCCGGTTTTTCCTCTTTCCAGTATATCAAGAGGCTGCCCATTGACTTTGTAAAGATCGAAGGAGAGTTTATCCGCAACTTGAGCGCTGACGCCGGCATGGACCGGGCTATCGTAATGAGTATTGTCACCTTGGCCAGGGAACTGGGCATTACCACCGTGGCCGAGTTCGTGGAGGATGCCCAGGTGTACCAATTTGTTCAGGAGTTAGGCATCGATTATGCCCAGGGTTTTTACATCGGCCGGCCGTCACCGCAGTTATTTCCTGCGGAACCCGATGCATGGATGTTGGGCCGTGAGGCACACTAAGAGCAGCAAAAGCCTTGCAAAGGAGTTGGTGTAGGTGGCGAAAGAAGTATTCAAAGCCACGGTCAACTGGGATAAACAGGGTGTGGCCTGCACGGCTGAGGCCAGGGGGTTACAGGTGAAAATGGATGAGCCGGAAGCCCTGGGAGGAACTAACACCGGCATGAACCCGGTGGAGCTGCTGTTATCCGCCCTGGGCGGTTGTGTGACCATCAGCCTCTTGACCTTCGCACCCAAATTCGATGTGAAGATTCAGGATTGCCGGGTGGAGTTGGAAGGAGACCTGGATCCCGACGGGTTCCTGGGCAAGAATCCCGCCGCCCGGGTAGGTGTTTCCCATGTTCGTTTCACCATTCACCTTAAAACCGATGCCCCCCGGGAGAAGGTACAGCAGCTGTACGACTACTTTGAAAAGCATTGCCCGGTGGCGGATACACTGAAGGGAGTACCGATTTCCGGAGTCTATAAAATAGATGCTTAGCCGGCGAAGAAAGGAGAGCATTCCTTTGAAGTGGAAATGCTCTCTTTTGTTTGGATCAGGGCGCCGGTGCAGCACCACCTGCGGGCCGGGGCGATATGATGATAATAGTATTTGCCAAGTGATGAACGGTAGTGGTAGGATAGATTAAGAAAGCAGCAGGTGACAAGCAGCATGCAATTGCAGTTTGCCAATTTGATCATTCTGGCTGTACTGGCTGTAGCAGTACTGGGTCACAACCATACGGTAGCCTTGGCCGCCGCTTTGGTGCTGGTGATTAACCTGGCCGGCCTGGGGCAGGTTGTGTTACCCTTCCTCGAAGCCCGGGGTTTGGAAATCGGTATCGTCATTTTGACCGCGGCGATATTGGCGCCCCTGGCTGCCGGGAAAATCGACAGCCAGCAGGTTATATCCACCCTAACCAACGTGCGCACGGTGCTGGCCGTCGGTGTCGGGGTGCTGGTGGCATTCTTGGGTGGTAAGGGCGTCGATTTATTAACCATAGAACCCCAGCTCATTACCGGGGTGGTCTTCGGTACCATTCTCGGCGTGGCCTTCTTCAAAGGAGTACCGGTGGGCCCATTGATTTGCTCCGGCATCCTGTATTACATTTTTAAGCTGTTTAAGATCTAACATAATGAACCTGTTCCGGCTTCTGCCGGCCTTTCCCGGACGGGGAACAGTGCTCGTGGCCCCGGGAAAGGGAAAAAGGACCCCTCCGGTTTCTCTCCACGAACCCGGGGAGCGGTTTCCCACGGGAAATTCCCGGTCCCACGGGGGTCCTGAGGAGCATTGACCAGGTATGGAGCCGGGAAGAATGTCACCCGTCCATTTTACTTGCGACTAATGTGCCCGGCAACAAGGGGTATTTTGCATAGAAAGCCCTAAAAAAGTGAGCCCGGCGGCTAATGGTACAGCTGCCGGGCTTTTTGAATCTTGCGCTCGATATCCGCAATTTTTTCCTTGTGTCCCCCATGGATATTGGTTTTCTGCAGGAGTTTCTGCAGAGCCCTTCCCTGCCTGATATACAATTCCGCCGTGTTCAGCTTCATGTTTTCCTTCCCCCTTTACTGCCTATTATTCCCAGCATAGAAACGTTTAAACCCGGTTTAGTCTATGCATTCCCGCTCCTCAAAATGCTAAGAAGGGGTACTTGTTAACACTTTTTTCCATTAGTTTACCTGGTCTGGGGTGGAAAAGCCGGGCATAGGTATAAAAAACGGAATATTTTGGCATAATCTCAAATGAATTTTCTGAAAAAAGAGGTGTTAACAAGTGTCCGCTTTCATAAAGCGAAAAAAGGCTGTCCGGTTGCTCAGCCTGTGCTCAACATGGGTGCTGCTGGTGCTGGTGATGGCCGCCGTGCTGAGCGGTTTGGCCGGTTCCCTGAAAACCGTTGATATCATCGACGGGGAAGAAAGGAAAAGGATTACCACCCTGGCCTTTACCGTGAACGGGGCCCTGCGCCAGGCAAATATTGCCTATGAACCATATGACCTGGTGACACCCAGCCCGGATCGTCCCTTGCAGCCTGGGATGACCATTGAGGTCACCAGAGCGGAAGACGTGACCGTCATGGCCGACGGGAAGACCTGGACCGTGAAGGTCGCCAAGCCGGAACCTCATAAGGTGCTGCAGAGGGCAGGAGTGCGGCTGGGTACGGGGGACTGGGTTGATGTGGGCTACCGGGATGACGGTTCCAAATATATTAAGGTGACCAGGATTACCGAAGAATTTATTGAAGAAAGGGTGGAAGTGCCTTATGATACTTTCCGGCAGCCCAGCAACCAGCTGGCGGCCGGGCAGCGGCGCGTGCTCCAGCCCGGGCAAAAGGGACTCCTGGTGAACAAGATTAAAGTCGTCAAAGCTGACGGCAGGGAAATCTCCCGGGAAGTGGTGAGCAGCCGTATCCTGGCGGAGCCCAAGACCATGGTGGTGGCCTACGGTATTGGCGGGACACCGGTAACGGCAGCCCGGCACCTGCCCGGAAAAGTAAAAAAAGTCATGACCATGGAGGCCACGGCTTATACCCATACGGGTAACCCCACCGCGACGGGTATTTATCCTTACCGGGGCATCGTAGCGGTAGACCCGAAGGTCATTCCCCTGGGCAGTAAGCTTTATGTGGAAGGCTACGGCTACTGTGAGGCCCAGGACACGGGCGGCGCCATCAAGGGCGACCGGATTGACATATTCTTGGATACCAAGGAAGAATGCTTCCAGTGGGGCAGGCGCCTGGTGCAGGTATATGTGTTAGAATAACTGACAAAAAATAACAAAATATCCCAAAGGGATTCTGTGCCGGGCGGCGAATTAAGAGTCATGCTGACCAACTGCAAAAGAACGACCGCGATAAGCGGCGGAAATGGGAGGTACAGCATGGAAAGCGGGATAAGCAAAGGATCCCAGGAGGGTGATTGTAGCCTTCGATGGAAGAACTTCCTTTGGATGGCTGCCATTCTCCTGGTAGTCAGTTTTGCCATTACCGGCTATGCTTGGGCTAGGAAAGAAGTGCAGTTGGTTGATAACGGCAAGAGCAAAACAGTGACAACTTTCGCCCAAACCGTCGGTCAATTGCTGGCCGATGAAGGCGTAACCCTCGGTGCTGACGACCGGGTGGAACCCTCTTTGGATACAACACTGAAGAAGGGGTTGGAAATCGTCATTACCCGGGCCTTTCCTGTCACGGTGCGGGTGGATAATCAGGTTTTAGAAGTAAACACCATACCTGTCCCGGTCCGGGAGGTGCTCCGCAAGGCTAAAGTCGATCTCCGGCCGGAAGATCAGGTGACACCCGGCCTGGAAGAGCAAGTCCAACCCGGTACCGAGGTTATTGTCACCAGGATTACCACGGAAGAAATCCTGGTAGAGGAAGAGATTCCCTATCATGTAGTGCGGGAGAAAGATCCTACTTTGGAGCGGGGCCAAACTAAGGTGGTCCAAAAAGGGCAAAAGGGTGTGATGCAAAGCATCTACCGCATTACGTATGCGAACGGGGAAGAAATCAATAAAGAGTTGGTCAGCAAAACCATGGTGAAAGCACCTGTGGATGAAAAAGTCCTCATTGGTGATCTGCAGGTCATTTCCCGGGGAGGTGTGGAATACCGTTTCCGCGAGGCGAAGATCGTCGAGGCGACCGCTTATTCCCACACGGGCCAGCGCACCAAGGCGGGCACCTGGCCGCAAAGAGGTACCATCGCCGTGGATCCTAAGGTGATCCCATTAGGCTCCAGGCTCTACGTGGAAGGCTACGGTCCCGGTGTGGCGGAAGATGTGGGCAGTGCCATTAAAGGCAACAAGATCGATGTCTTTGTCGACACGGAAAAGGAAGCCCGGCAATGGGGGCGGCGCAAGGTTAAATTGTATATCCTGCAGTGATCAAGACCGGTTAACCGGTCTTTTTTTAAATTTTTTACAGGAGCGCTTTGTAGCCTGTGGATAATTAGGTTATAATTTAAAAAGGTGTATGATGACATGTGCCGGAGTATCCTGGAGAGAGTTCAATGAAGAATGGGCTAACAACGGAATCCAAACAGCTTTTGCATAAATACGGGCTTCGTCCGAAGAAAAGATTTGGGCAGAATTTCTTAATCGACGAGAGAATTATTGAGGCCATTCTCAAGGCAGCGGAGGTTAGCCCCGATGATACGGTGGTGGAAATCGGCCCGGGGCTCGGCAGCCTAACGGAACACCTGGTGCAGCGGGCCGGTCAGGTGCTGGCCGTTGAAATCGACACCCGGCTGATCCCGCTTTTGCAAGAGAAATTTAGTGCTTTTCCCGGCTTTAAATTGCTGGCCCGGGATATATTAAAAGTAGACCTGGACCAGGCGGTGCAGGAGACATTTGCCCGGGTCAAATATCCTTACAAAATTGTGGCTAACCTGCCTTACTATATCACCACGCCGATTATTATGAAGCTGCTGGAGGAAAGGTACAGCATCGGCACCATGGTGCTGATGGTGCAAAAAGAAGTGGGCGAACGCATGCAGGCCCGGCCGGGCACCAGAGCCTATGGCGCCCTGTCGGTAGCGGTGCAGTATTACACGGAGCCGTCCCTGGTCTGTAAAGTACCCCCCGGTGCCTTCCGGCCGGTGCCGGAAGTGTCCTCCGTGGTGATGAAGCTTGCCGTGCGGCAGGTGCCGGTGGTGACGCCCCAGGATGAACGACTTTTTTTCCAAGTGGTCAGGGCCGCTTTCGCCCAGCGGCGTAAGACCCTACTCAATGCCTTGAGCGGTTTCTTTACTAACCTTTCCAAGGGGGAATTGACACACCTTCTCAAAGAGGCAGGCATTGAACCAACGGTCAGGGGAGAGGAATTAGGCTTAGCTGAATTTGCGCAGATTGCCGATGTCTTAGCAAGAGCTGCCATGGAAAGCAGGTGAAGGACATGCAAACCTTTGTTAGCCCAAGTCGCGGTCCTTTGGATTTTGAAGGCATGTACCAAGACATCCTGGCCTTTGTCGGGGCTCGTCCTTTCGGCGCTTTTAAGCTCATCGTCGGCACGGATTCCCAGGTAAGGGACGAGACCTGTTTTGTCACTGCCATTGTGATCCACCATATCGGTAAAGGGGCGCGCTATTATTATACGAAAAGCTTTCACCGCCGGATGGACAGTTTGCGGCAGCGGATTTTTTACGAAGCTTCCATGAGCCTGGACATTGCCGGTCGACTGGCCGCCCGCCTTTCCGAAGATGGGCTGGAAGGTCTGGATGCGGAGATTCATCTCGATGTGGGACCTAACGGGGAGACCAAGGAGTTAATCCGGGAGATTGTGGGCATGGTTACCGGCAACGGCTTTGAAGCCGTGATCAAGCCGGATTCCACCGGTGCGTCCAAGGTGGCGGATAAGTATACAAAATAAAGAGGAAACAGGCGGTATAATCTCCTTTGCCGGTGGCAATACTGGTAGCAAAAGTCTTACCAGGGGGAGAGAGAATGTCGCGAGACAAGGTGTTGCGGAATATCAACCAGAGAATAGAAATGTATAACTTGTTCCTGCGGGTGGCGCAGAAGATCCGGGAGGAGAAGAGAAATAAGTAACGAGGCCGTGGGCCTTTTTTTGTGTGCCAAAATTGAAAAAAGGCCTTGCGGCCTTTTTTATATGGCAAAAACGTGATTGCCAATGCGTTTGATAATGGGCCTGGTCCAAATCCAGCGGCTGGTTGCTTTCGCCGGATTCCAGTAATACAGTGCACCCCCGGTGGGATCGCGGCCTGCCAGGGCTTCTTCCACCGCTCGCCAGGCAGTGGCGTCAGGTTCTAAATAGAACTGGCCGTCCTGCACGGCGGTAAAAGCCCCCGGCTGGAACAACACACCTTGAATGGTGTCCGGAAAGTCAGGGTTTTCCAAGCGGTTGAGAATCACCGCCGCTACTGCTACTTGTCCTTCAAAACTTTCTCCCCTGGCTTCCCCGTAGACCATTTGGGCCATGTACCGTTTATCCTGCTCCGAAACGGTGTAGCGACTGCGGCCGGATACCAAACTGCGGGAGGCAGTATCGGGGACGGGAATGATCAATACCTGTCCTGGATAGATGACAGTACTCTTCAACCCATTGTAATTGATTATGTCTTGTTGCTTAACGTTGAAACGTTGACTGATGAAAAAGATGCTGTCTCCCCGCTGTACCGTGTACCTGGTGGTAGCAGCTTCAGCACCGGCAGGCTTGAGGGCAATCAAGCACACCAGTACCGTACCCAGAAGGAGCATCTTTTTTAGATTAAACAGACAAGACCCCTCCTCCCTCTCTGTTTATTTTGGCCCATTATCTCTAAATTATTATAAAGGAGCTTGGCAAAGATTGCATTGGTAGATGGATGGGAAGACAGGCAGGAACTGGACAACCGGTGTTTAAACAAAGGAATTCAAGAAGTCATGCAGGAGTGCCCAGTTTCTTTCCGGGTGATAGCCCAGCATCTCCACCCCGTGATAGACCCGGGAACGGGGTTTTCCTTCCAGGATGGAAATCGCTTCGAGGCAATCCCCGATGATGGTCTCGGCGGTTAATTCCCAGTGCCGCACGTTGCCCGGCTTGGACCGCAGTTCCTGGTGGGGGAGCCCGGCGGCCACCCCGATGGTAAGGCCGGCTTGACGGGCTAAGACCAGGGAAACCGGGGGAATAGCCAGCTCCCGGAAAGGCACGACCTCTAAAAGCCGGCGGGACAGGGCATGGGGCCCGTGGGAAGGAGAGGCAATGCCCAGTTTATCAAAAAGGTTGAGCTTGCGATTTAATTTGGCGCGAAAAAAGGTGGTAAGCTGGGAAAAGGAAGCCCGGTGGCGATAGGGAATCACCGGATAACAGTTAACCAAAGCCATATCCCAACCCTGGTCAATCCGTTCCATGAGCTTTAGCAGCACTTCCGTAAACTTTCCCATCATGTCGCCATCGACAAACAGCACCCCTTGGGAATTGTATTTATAAGCGATTCTGGCCCCGACAGCCCGCGGTACATCCACCCCCAGTTTCTGTTCGAAGACATGCAGGTCCAGGCGCGGGTCCCGAAAGCGCCTGGCTTCCTCTACCGTCCGGTCCCGGCACCCGTTGGCAATGACGATGAAGTGATCCACAGGTAAAACGGAGAGATTTTCCAGTACTTGGCCGATGCGTCCTTCTTCATTGTAGGCGGGGATCACGATTGACCACATGATGTTCCTCCACACTGGTAATGATGCTTCTCAATATAGATTATGGAGAGTGTATCTTAAAGGACCCTACCTCACCTTTGGTTGTGGCGGCTCATAACATATAGCAAACGAAGGGCTGAGGGGGGAAATTAGTTGTCCCAATTGAAACCGGGTGACGTAGTGGTACGCAAATCCTACGGCGGCGATATTTTTTTCAAAGTGCGAGAATTGCGCAAGAACCCCAATGGCACTGAAGAAGCCGTCTTAACCGGGTTAGATGTCCGTCTGGTGGTTGACGCCCCCGTGAGCGATTTGGAGAAGAAGGATGCAGCCTCCATTTTGCAGTATCGCCATCACTGTATTCAAATGCAGACCCAGTCTTTACGAAATATACTGGCACGCCGGGAAATGGAGAGAAAGAAGAAAGAACTGCGCAACGGGGAGGATGCCGGCGGCGATTTTTTTGAAGTGCCCGGTAGGGTGCTGCACCTGGACGGAGATGAAGATTACCTGGAAAAGTGCCTGCACACGTATAAACAATTGGGGGTCCCTGCTTTCGGATTCGCCGTTCCCGAAAAGGACCAGCCGAAAAGGGTGATGGAACTGGTCAGGGAGTACAATCCCGACATTTTGGTTCTGACCGGCCATGACGCCTTGAAAAAGGGTACCAGGGACTTTAGCGATTTAGATAATTACAAGCACTCCCGCT is a window of Clostridia bacterium DNA encoding:
- a CDS encoding LysM peptidoglycan-binding domain-containing protein, with amino-acid sequence MLLLGTVLVCLIALKPAGAEAATTRYTVQRGDSIFFISQRFNVKQQDIINYNGLKSTVIYPGQVLIIPVPDTASRSLVSGRSRYTVSEQDKRYMAQMVYGEARGESFEGQVAVAAVILNRLENPDFPDTIQGVLFQPGAFTAVQDGQFYLEPDATAWRAVEEALAGRDPTGGALYYWNPAKATSRWIWTRPIIKRIGNHVFAI
- a CDS encoding DUF348 domain-containing protein, which encodes MAAILLVVSFAITGYAWARKEVQLVDNGKSKTVTTFAQTVGQLLADEGVTLGADDRVEPSLDTTLKKGLEIVITRAFPVTVRVDNQVLEVNTIPVPVREVLRKAKVDLRPEDQVTPGLEEQVQPGTEVIVTRITTEEILVEEEIPYHVVREKDPTLERGQTKVVQKGQKGVMQSIYRITYANGEEINKELVSKTMVKAPVDEKVLIGDLQVISRGGVEYRFREAKIVEATAYSHTGQRTKAGTWPQRGTIAVDPKVIPLGSRLYVEGYGPGVAEDVGSAIKGNKIDVFVDTEKEARQWGRRKVKLYILQ
- the rsmA gene encoding 16S rRNA (adenine(1518)-N(6)/adenine(1519)-N(6))-dimethyltransferase RsmA translates to MKNGLTTESKQLLHKYGLRPKKRFGQNFLIDERIIEAILKAAEVSPDDTVVEIGPGLGSLTEHLVQRAGQVLAVEIDTRLIPLLQEKFSAFPGFKLLARDILKVDLDQAVQETFARVKYPYKIVANLPYYITTPIIMKLLEERYSIGTMVLMVQKEVGERMQARPGTRAYGALSVAVQYYTEPSLVCKVPPGAFRPVPEVSSVVMKLAVRQVPVVTPQDERLFFQVVRAAFAQRRKTLLNALSGFFTNLSKGELTHLLKEAGIEPTVRGEELGLAEFAQIADVLARAAMESR
- a CDS encoding OsmC family protein, encoding MDEPEALGGTNTGMNPVELLLSALGGCVTISLLTFAPKFDVKIQDCRVELEGDLDPDGFLGKNPAARVGVSHVRFTIHLKTDAPREKVQQLYDYFEKHCPVADTLKGVPISGVYKIDA
- a CDS encoding DUF348 domain-containing protein is translated as MSAFIKRKKAVRLLSLCSTWVLLVLVMAAVLSGLAGSLKTVDIIDGEERKRITTLAFTVNGALRQANIAYEPYDLVTPSPDRPLQPGMTIEVTRAEDVTVMADGKTWTVKVAKPEPHKVLQRAGVRLGTGDWVDVGYRDDGSKYIKVTRITEEFIEERVEVPYDTFRQPSNQLAAGQRRVLQPGQKGLLVNKIKVVKADGREISREVVSSRILAEPKTMVVAYGIGGTPVTAARHLPGKVKKVMTMEATAYTHTGNPTATGIYPYRGIVAVDPKVIPLGSKLYVEGYGYCEAQDTGGAIKGDRIDIFLDTKEECFQWGRRLVQVYVLE
- a CDS encoding peptidylprolyl isomerase; this encodes MINLRHNPVVTIEMENGNEIKVELYPEVAPNTVHNFISLVKKGFYDGVIFHRVIPGFVIQGGDPTGTGMGGPGYAIKGEFTANGFKNHLKHERGVISMARTMNPDSAGSQFFIMVENAPHLDGQYAAFGKVIAGLEEVDRIVAVPRDWQDKPLEEQRMKRVTVETYGVEYPEPITV
- a CDS encoding bifunctional diguanylate cyclase/phosphodiesterase — encoded protein: MDKLTGIIRQKTRNLRGFLIYGAVVGTVIMLVLVYLGVSVGFQWYATKQASERVKETAGITANALLQLMEQGWRREELRTFLLASSAAYQEQHVTVTYYSKEDIDNDAFHPAVPKEQLRRDGVELIEREQVSFIYPQVAAEGCVRCHGDQDPGDIVGLLVVTEDLRPVLEVVRRDTILYLLFLFPFPILGAVVISRFLTGKIDHSLKELQARIQKVNRTDDLRILEINNIDLAFDEINVVYEELRALAAKLRNIAVDKDILEFEVRLLEKFIITSEVVKDWKEHVNKLITEINQIVDVPVIFSLFKVDTEDFILEIFWLSTPSPETRGLVEDVIRSQIKNSEVFNSQPPAGVHIYHNVAQEQEQLDELDEESFRFQTKSLFLDTPQIGGIVGIGVSSRLEPGSTRMLVIEGVLTTLLNVIGSVKAVYKYTKELEYFATRDPLTNLYTQRVFWELLEYEIGRATRRGYRFAVMVVDLDDFKLVNDIHGHLAGDKFLQEASHRIRECLRKDDILARYGGDEYAIILPYADQEQAFLVAQRINSVLQEFSLPLETGHKAKATASIGIAVFPDHAQKAKDLFLIADNMMYKAKALGKDQIGLPSHEDVLSIFKTIEDKHTLILQALEENKVNPHFQPIKHIATGQVEANEVLMRIDLPGHIMTAGDFIETAESMGIISKLDFLLIDKALARARQQNYKGYLFFNLSPKALIVSDFLLGIRGLVHKYGIDPHKIVFEITERDTVKNMTMLSRFVNELKREGFKFAIDDFGSGFSSFQYIKRLPIDFVKIEGEFIRNLSADAGMDRAIVMSIVTLARELGITTVAEFVEDAQVYQFVQELGIDYAQGFYIGRPSPQLFPAEPDAWMLGREAH
- a CDS encoding DUF441 domain-containing protein, encoding MQLQFANLIILAVLAVAVLGHNHTVALAAALVLVINLAGLGQVVLPFLEARGLEIGIVILTAAILAPLAAGKIDSQQVISTLTNVRTVLAVGVGVLVAFLGGKGVDLLTIEPQLITGVVFGTILGVAFFKGVPVGPLICSGILYYIFKLFKI
- a CDS encoding cold-shock protein: MEGIVKWFDADKGYGFIQSEGGDVFVHYSAIQGEGFKTLHEGQKVEFDIVQGTRGPQAANVNVLS